CGGTTCGATCGTTGGACAATCCTACCCCCTATCCCTTATCATAATATGTATATCATCATGAATCTTAACTAATTTATAAATGATATATGCATTTCATTCTCATTGTTTTTATAGCATATAAAATCCGTATACATTCTCTAGAATTCATGTCTCCAAACATAACACACAAGAAAATTTGAAGAATTGATTGTCTGACCGAAGTATATAGTACATAGTTTTTTGAAAGGATGGAATTTGtcaattttcatcttttatatGGAATAAAAATTAAGAGTTAGTATTGCATTTTAGCCATTGGTTCATTTCTAATGgaaaaaattaagggtaaaattgagaAGTAATAAAGAATTAGAGTAGGAGGAAGTAGATATGCTAGTGTAAATAATGGAATCGACTTGACTCTAGTGAATGAATTGAACTAATGAATCAGTTATGGCTTAAAAAGTTGTATATAAGTCTGTTTTTATTTCCTTACAAAAAAATGTTATGTGTTATTGTCGATGAGTACTATATATCCTTTCAGGGTCACTGAGAGTTTGGTGGGGTTATCTTGTTAGGAAAATAAGTACTAGGATTTTAAATTTAGAGTAAAATGTggcaaattaaataaaagtgagTTATGGTGATACAGAAGGAAAGCAACTAAATGAAGGAGATAATTAGGGTCCCATTGAAATGCTCAAGACAAACCCCAATTCGTTTTTATTTGATAACTACTCTGTTGTATGGTGCCAAAGCGTTGGTAAAATGCACTTAAGCCATGTGTACAACAGGTGATACTCACTATCAGCAGCATCTCATTGACAGGTTGTTGTTTGGACTGAGATCAGGTTATTCTGTGCTTAACCATGGGCCATTTAAGTTTTCTGGTTGTTAAAATATTACCTTTGATTAAGTAATGCTGGATATACATGTCACAAGATTGAAAGAACATCATTGATCATACTAGGGTTTAACTGTATTTGTGCTTTGTGATTATATAAAACTATCTATTGAAAGCCTCTTTATCTTCAAAATAAAGAGCCAAAGGGAATGTTGTTTGTGATGTATTTGGCAATACAGATTACTAGGAGATGGCCACCAAAGCAGAGGAAGATTTCAATGTTAGTGAATCAAGTATTACTTCTTCAAAGAAAGTTTACTGATTGCCGCCCCATACTCATGGCACGTAATGATATTAAATATGCCTTTAAGCTTGCAAGGGAAGCAATAGTATCTCAGGTCACTCAGCCTGTAGAGCAAAATGAAAGCAAGAGTGTGAAAGAGACTTGTGTTATCTGCTTAGAAGATACTGATTCTGGGAGCATGTTTTCAGTTGATGGATGCATGCATCGATACTGCTTTTCTTGTATGAAACAGCATGTGGAGGTGAAGTTGCTACATGGAATGGTGCCCAAATGTCCTCATGAGGGTTGCAAGTCCGAGCTTATTGTTGACAGCTGTAGAAAATTTTTGACCCCTAAAATGATTGAGACATTGAAACAAAGAATGAAGGAGGCGTCAATTCCTGTCACAGAGAGAGTTTATTGCCCATATCCTAGGTGCTCGACCTTAATGTCAAGAAGTGAGGCTTTAGAATATTCTAAGGATGCACTTGTCGGAGCTGAAAGATCTGGTGCCAGGAAATGCCTGAAGTGCCATGCCCTTTTCTGTATCAACTGCAAGGTTCCTTGGCACAGTGACACGACATGTCAAGATTACAAAAGAAAGAATCCCCTTCCTCCAGTAGAAGATCTTAAGCTGAAGTCACTTGCAAGAATGAATTTGTGGCGCCAGTGTGTGAAGTGCAACCACATTATAGAACTTTCTGAGGGTTGCTACCACATGACTTGCAGGTATTTCATTTTAGTTAtggtttttagttttcttttttgttgttgcttttaaaatattttgtccCACAAGTTAAGTTCGTTCAAAAACCAAGATGAAGGGAAGGGAAGGAGACAGGGAGTGGTGGGTTTGAGAAGGTGCTCGCAGGGATGCTGCTTGAAAACAAGGGCTGTGTGCTTGAATTGGAAGATCATATCATGAGTCTCATATGAGTTCTCAACATTTGGCACCATTCCCTTGAATACTTGTGTCTTGACAGTGTCGGGACTATTATTTCCCCTGGCATGTCTTGATATATTTCTGTGTCAATGGCATGTATGTGTCATATACGAGGGTGTTTCCCATGTCTGTGCTTCGTAGATGTCATATGTCAGGTAGTGCTTAAGCTGACAGCTACCAGTAAACCATATTCACTAGATATATTGTTATGCAAACAAAAGCTGCATCTCATGGTTGGTTGTTTTTGCAGATGCGGATATGAGTTTTGCTATAATTGTGGGGCTGAGTGGAAGAACAAAAAGGCAACTTGTTCTTGCCCGCTTTGGGAGGAGGATTTGATTTGGAATGAAAACAGAGACACAGATGAAGAGGAGGTGGATGAAGACTCTGACTACGATGATGATTGGTTTGTCTTCTGAGGACTCTAACCCAATTATCCCATCTCTGTGGCCAATTCCAAAACTTGGTGACCATTTTCATATGTTTATATAAGTGTTTTTGCATATACATTGTTTTTATCCGGGCTTCTGATCCGTTTGGAAGAATAGTGAAATGCATCAGTTTTCCTTTAAAAGAAACCGTcctataataaatttaatcctaGTGGTGGTTGCATTACATAAGTTGAAGATTTGAAATTTAACATTTCTacctgttttttttctttctaatccgAAGTTTCATCTAATTTCACAGCATGTGTacacataaaaaaacaaaatataatgttaaaattttataaataaatgaacatatacatgtatgtatatatatggtcttCTCATAAATTTATGCAACAATTTTATCCAGGGTGTAGTTGCATTATTGATTCtgattgtttctttatttctatCCTTTACCCGGATGAGTTGGATTCATTATTCATATAATTGATgaatatctaaaaaaaattgtattaattaaatctaaattagAAGATAATATTGTATTGTTAAATAACAGTGTTATCTCAGATTCATGAAAATATTGTACCGTACGTCCATAAGAAATATGTTGAGGGATT
The Gossypium hirsutum isolate 1008001.06 chromosome A07, Gossypium_hirsutum_v2.1, whole genome shotgun sequence genome window above contains:
- the LOC107953205 gene encoding uncharacterized protein, giving the protein MATTARGVGDSNPDDDDELNSLLSQQHHELMAAHSLESDLDFAFHLQLQEALSASLSLHTSQPPPPPPPPPQPPVQNDTVFSLTSQMLSKLQQESLDHKRCLLETQKLKDDLKRRVHDEKFARRIADMPEELWEDWGDCFERPFGEGCSKELCWGETDSEIDSIDGVSDNEYDFRIYFKGLISEEKVKDKASNYAGIGVAICDFRDNLILEITKPLVGVGLSKQAAELKALIEGLNAALSLELNRIEFCCDYYPIYQYITRRWPPKQRKISMLVNQVLLLQRKFTDCRPILMARNDIKYAFKLAREAIVSQVTQPVEQNESKSVKETCVICLEDTDSGSMFSVDGCMHRYCFSCMKQHVEVKLLHGMVPKCPHEGCKSELIVDSCRKFLTPKMIETLKQRMKEASIPVTERVYCPYPRCSTLMSRSEALEYSKDALVGAERSGARKCLKCHALFCINCKVPWHSDTTCQDYKRKNPLPPVEDLKLKSLARMNLWRQCVKCNHIIELSEGCYHMTCRCGYEFCYNCGAEWKNKKATCSCPLWEEDLIWNENRDTDEEEVDEDSDYDDDWFVF